CTTAGTCGGTAGAGTAAACACTAAAGAGAGGCTAAGTAGACTAGGAATCATACATCATAGTGATAAGATATGTGTTTTGTGTAAAAAGGAAATAGAATTTGTGGATCATTTGTTTCTTGGCTGTGAGTTCACATGGCAGGTGTGGTGCGCTTGGCTGAAGAGTGCTAATAGAGCATGGGTTTTTTCGGGGACACTCAAAGAGCTGTTTGAAAGTTGGATGGAAGTGCCTAGTCGTAATTCTAAACAAAAGAAGTAGCTGGTAGGGTTCTTTGCAGTTATCTGAAACATTTGGCTGGAACGGAATAGCATAACATTCCAAAGCTCTGAGACAGGTGTTGAGGGTATCAAGAATAATTTGTTTTTGAGTAATTCCTTTCTAATTCAactttcaaattaaaatttagattattATTCTGATTCTTTCATGTTTAATatcttttctttgaataaataatataataaattaattatattagatattctatatttatattaattctcAAAGGATAAGTGGTTCTTATTCAATTCAAAtcattcaaaatctttttttatcttttatttttagtttttagaaatATAGAAATTCTATTTagagttatatttttatatttataatataaatatattaaatacataatGCAAATTATTTATTCTAGGAGGAATGTTTTTATGCGGCGCTAACGATTTAATAACTATCTTTGTAGCTCCAGAATGTTCAGCCTTTTGTCTCCGTCTTTGTGTTTTCACATCAACAATTCTTTGCAGATGAAGAGATGTCAAAGGGGCTTCTTACTTCCTAAACAGATCTTCCTACATCTATATATAAACGCTGGTTTATCAATAATACGCAAGAAAAGCATTTCGAATTGTTGATTTATCACCAGAGATGGCTTAGAACCAATAGTTCATTATCTAATGGATTTTTCCGTTCTAATACTCTATCCGAGAGTTATcaatatttatcaaatatgTTCCTATCTAACGGAACGCTATTGGATCGAATGACAAAGACATTGTTGAGAAAAAGGTGGCTTTTCCCGGATGTTATGCTTTTGACATAAATCAATAGTTCAAACTGCACTCAAAGGTAGGGAATTTCCCATTTTAATAGGAACTTATGTACTAGAAACAATGGTATCTCCAATTATAGTCCCTCTGTGAtgtaaaatatatcttttttcacCATCCCCAAAGTGTATGAGACAGATGTATGCATTTCGATTGGGGTCGTATTCTATGGTTACGATTCTACCATATATGTCTTTTTCATTCCGACGAAAATCGATGTTACGGTATAGACGCTTATGACCTCCCCCTTTATGCCCTGCGGTAATGATTTCTCTGGCATTATGGCCTTTACCACAACGATGTTGTCCATAGATCAAATTATTTCGTGGATTGGATTTGACTTGACTGTCTACGGCTCCATTGCGTGTGCTCAGGGTTGAAGTTTTGTATAAATGTATCGCCATGCTATTAAGTATTTTGATTTAAGTTTATTTCTTTCTAAGAGGTGGAATAGAATAACCCGGTTGAAGCGTAATGAGCATACGTCTGTAATGCATTGTATGTCCCATAATAGGTCGCATTCTTCTACAGAGATCAAACTTCATCAATTTTGGATtcctaaaaaaaagatattatccatttttaaaaaataaaacaacaacaaaaagagaaaagccGGCTATTGGAATCGAACCGATGACCATCGCATTACAAATGCGATGCTCTAACCTCTGAGCTAAGCAGGCTCATATAAAAGAAAATGCGCATGCATAGGAATTAAATAAACTAATAGAATCTTAGTTATTAACAGTTTGGAATTTGCTATTACGAACATAATGAATATGTCATAATTCAATTATtataaattgaatattaaaataaaattagaaaaaaatatatattttatttcttttatttattatcatttcgAATTTGTAAAAATTCTATTACAGTTACagtaattatattaatacatt
This sequence is a window from Arachis duranensis cultivar V14167 chromosome 2, aradu.V14167.gnm2.J7QH, whole genome shotgun sequence. Protein-coding genes within it:
- the LOC127744957 gene encoding 50S ribosomal protein L2, chloroplastic-like, with product MAIHLYKTSTLSTRNGAVDSQVKSNPRNNLIYGQHRCGKGHNAREIITAGHKGGGHKRLYRNIDFRRNEKDIYGRIVTIEYDPNRNAYICLIHFGDGEKRYILHHRGTIIGDTIVSST